The Atribacterota bacterium genome segment ATAATTATGCCATTGCTACTCCTGAAAGAGCTTTTCTGGATGTTGTTTATTTAAACAAAGATTATCATTTTGATAATCTATCTGAATTAGATTGGAATAAAATATTTAAAATTTTGCCCATCTATTCAAATAAAAGAATGGAGAAAAATATCAAGTCTTATCAAGAAATGCTATGAGAGTAAATATTCAGATTCATAAAAATATCTTACTTAGAATATTAAAAGATATTTATACTGACAATTCTCTCGGTCCTCTTTTAGGCTTTAAAGGGGGGACTGCTGCTTATTTTTTCTATGAATTGGATCGTTTTTCTGTTGACCTTGATTTTGATTTGCTAAAGAAGGATAAAGAACAGGAAGTTTTTGACAAGATAGAACTATTAGCCAGTGAATATGGAGAGATTAAAGATAAAATAAATAAAAGCCATACTTTATTAATAATTCTTTCTTATTCTAAGGAAGCACAGAATATTAAGATTGAGATTAATAAAAGAAGTTTTAATTCACATTATGAAATCAGGAATTATTTAGGTATCTCTATGTTGGTTATGAGTAAAGAAGATATGTTTGCACATAAATTGGTTGCAATGCTCGAAAGAGGTAAAATTGCTAATCGTGATGTTTTTGATATCCATTTTTTCCTGAAGTCCAATTGGGGGATAAACAAAGAAATTATAGAAGATAGAACAAAGATGAGTTTTCCTGATTATTTAAAAAAGTGTATTAATTTTGTAGAAAATATTTCTAACCGCAGTATCCTTTTTGGCATAGGAGAATTAATAGATGAAAAGCAAAAGATTTGGATTAAATCTAAATTAAAGCAGGATACAATTTTTTTGCTCAAGCTGATGATGGAAAATGAGAAAAATGAGAGTTAGCAGAAAGAGATGAGGAAAAAAAGTAAAAGGGTTCAGCCTGTCAACAGTCTGACCCCAAAAAGACCCCGAAGATATTAAGCTCGTGGATGAAATAGGGGATACTAAATGGGATGTATGGCTAATTGATGGTTGAGAAATTACAGTAAATGAAAAATAATATTCAATTATAGTTGGCTTATTATTTTTTGTAGTATTTGTAAATTCTATTCCTGTCTTCGTTTACTTTTTCACCCTTGTAATAGATCTCTACGAATTCAATAATATCTTCTTCTTCGTAATACGCATAAATAATTCGGATGCCACTAAAAACGCCTTTACCTTTTAGTGATTTACAGGTAAATTTTCTTACCTTGTAAATATAAGGATATTTAATGCCAAGGTTGGAAATTCTAATAATACCTGAATTGTCCATTTTTTGCTTATGATATAAATTAAGCTGAGTATTAATGAACGTTTCCATATCTTCTTCTAGGGTCTTAAACTTTTTCAACAGTTTTCGGAATTCTCTTTCAAATTCCTTTAATTTACGTATCTCATTAAATAACTTCTTCTTCTATTTCTTCACTATACTCCCTAACTGAATAAGGTGTAGTCCGGTAAAATACCGATTCGTAATCAATGACATCTCCCTCTTCTGTAGTCATCCAGGGGACATCATTATGAGAATATTCACTTATCTGAGATGCATTCATATCTGCAAGTTTATTTAGAACATCGTCAATTACATTTAATTCCCG includes the following:
- a CDS encoding nucleotidyl transferase AbiEii/AbiGii toxin family protein, whose amino-acid sequence is MRVNIQIHKNILLRILKDIYTDNSLGPLLGFKGGTAAYFFYELDRFSVDLDFDLLKKDKEQEVFDKIELLASEYGEIKDKINKSHTLLIILSYSKEAQNIKIEINKRSFNSHYEIRNYLGISMLVMSKEDMFAHKLVAMLERGKIANRDVFDIHFFLKSNWGINKEIIEDRTKMSFPDYLKKCINFVENISNRSILFGIGELIDEKQKIWIKSKLKQDTIFLLKLMMENEKNES